ACCAAATTCACAAAAGTAATCAACTTTTCGGAGTAAGAGATCATTCGGGCAATTAAGAAAAAGTTCTTTCTTCCTACAAATCCATTCCCCAACCTTCCCTTTCTCACAACCTAAATCATAAAACACCTTAACTTTACAACAAACCTCATACCAACCATCAACATTTCCCTCAACAAAACTCCCCATATTCAATTCTACATAAACCCTTTTCAAATCATCAAATAATGAATCTATATCATCACAACCCGAATGACCTTCCAAACTCAGCAAGTGAGGGAAAGCTAGACAAATACCAACTACTGAGAGATTACAAAACCCATACTCTTTAAACCCACGAAGTCTAGCAATTACCTGAGCAGAATCCTGACTAAAAATCGAAACTTTCTCCTTATACAACCTCCCTAAAGTATTCCATGGAAACCCGAATCCAGAAAGAGCAAAAGAAACATTCAATACAGACACATCTTCCGAAAACAAGAACTTTTCAGGCAAAAATCGAGGAACATCTTCATGATCTATGCCTATGCTCtcaaagaaaaattcaaattcGTTGATGGGTTGGTACCTGAGGAGCTTACTGAAGCTTCTGGAGAAAGTGGAAACGTAGAAAGAATCAATCTTCTTGATAAGATTACAGAGAGAAAAAATGGAGTTTCTAGCAATGTGTTCGGCGAATGTGAAAGGCAATGACCTTGTGGTGTGAAGGTAGTCAATAAAGGCGTTCTGAGCTTCTTGAATCACTCTATGCTTGTACTTGGAATGAACTTTAGGAAGGTCTGGAAACCTTGAAAGCTTCCCTCCTGAATGAGTTGAAGCAGAAGAGAAGCCGTGGGCGAGGACAATCAAGAAAGTTTTCGAAAAGTGCATAGACCTCATGGCATTATTGAGGTTTTTGCCAGAACACTACCAATGCATAAAATTGGTTCTCATTTCTGCAAATCAACAAATTGGGAATTGGGTTATTCAaccgaaaaatgaaaaatctcaTCCTACAAAGGTCATTAGTTTCGGCAATTCAACATAACATTATCTCATGGTGATCATTAGTTAGACTTAGAGGTCACTTGTCTTAGACTGACCCCTCCCCGATATGTATTGAAAATCCTCACTTGTGGCGGAGGAAAACTTTGGTTACAACAGTATCCAAAACAGCATACAAGTTATATGTCATTATAATTGGTGTGTTTGAAGATCTCATAACATCAACAGATGACTTTGAATAAGCAAATAGTTTAGTTCAACAATTGGACACTCTGAACATATAACTATTAGATTCATCACTTCAAAAAATTCCTCTATTGTTTTTATCAGCACATACATTCAAACCAATGAAAACTAATATATAATTCcacaaaccaatatacatacatagattttaattaaattattgagTAAAACTAACACATGACTATAATTAAGTCTGCATTTTCAtagtaataaaagaaaaatcaaaataatttatagatTAAGAGATTAAATCCACAAGCAAAGTTACCTAACaaacaatttatatataaaatttgagtAAATTAGCTCAAAAATCTATTCTTTAACTGAACTGAACTGAACTGAACTCATCTCTCACCTCACCCAAAGAAAAGATTATAAATTTCAACAAACAGTTGAATAAGGAAAAGAATTATAGAGTTTGAAACCTGCATTTTCGTATTTTTTGAGCTCTGATTGAGAAAGAGGGGAAGAAAATCTTGAGCTGTTAAGCATCAAAGGGAGAAGAGATGGTCGGTGGACGGTGTCGTTCTGTTCGCCGACGGTATACCTAGCCACACtgaatttctctctctctctctctctctctctctctctctctctctcctctctctctcctaTGTAATGTTTGTTTggtataagaaagaaaaatgagaggaaagaaaAGTGTTTGAGAggaaaagaaaggaaaatttatttgtttgtttggtTGGAAAGAAAAGAGGATGGAAAATGGAAttggagaaaaaaaattaaaagtattttggtttaatttttttgatagGAATGCTACTGTTAATCAATTATTATAATTTCTTCATTAATTTTGGTGATTGAAAACACATGCCGGAAGTAATGTTCGTTATAGTTACAACATTattcttgtaaatttttaaataatttcgaataattTACAGTGCTGAAAATAGGTTTTAAGTTTTTTGAAAACATGTGTTAAACTGGTATATTAAGAACTTTGTTTTCGGTACTGTAAATTATtcggagttttttttttaaatttacaaatataatattgtaattataaCGAATGTCACtgtaaaaaatttgaaaaaatatattccagTGTGTAATTCCGGACATGAAAGTTGACTAAAAGATTGTAATTAGTTCTCTTCATTTTTGAAGTTATATGCATAAATACTAgagactcgatacttaattgtaccaataacaatgtgttgcccctgattttacccaatatacgtggaccaactagacaaggacacgtggatcgaACAACTTATCATTCAaactatttgctaagtcttcatgtaataaggcagcatccgggacatgcctcccggagaagacaTAGGGAGCCCCATGCGCTCCCGGAAGCCCAAGTaatgctaaggcatctccgcgaggtgtcaggctttctttgagcaatcaagtcgcatttaatgctacatgagaggaagcgtgttgggactgctacacgcaataaagtctgacggcacaacctccaacctgcagctacaaagtaatgatcatttaagtctatcgacggctacactgtgaagagtcacatcagtcaaaagacaataaggacattccacataaaagccctacagcacctagggatttgaccatgcattactcataatatattcattgggaatgcacaactttatggatacttacagatacacttgtacaatagttatggggatcaccccaccaaaaatactataaataccccctcaaagctcattaaatggggtcgagaatcttgggttgcactagagcaagaagagtaaatactcaccaagaatattctctgtat
This region of Cannabis sativa cultivar Pink pepper isolate KNU-18-1 chromosome 7, ASM2916894v1, whole genome shotgun sequence genomic DNA includes:
- the LOC115698196 gene encoding transcription termination factor MTEF18, mitochondrial — encoded protein: MRSMHFSKTFLIVLAHGFSSASTHSGGKLSRFPDLPKVHSKYKHRVIQEAQNAFIDYLHTTRSLPFTFAEHIARNSIFSLCNLIKKIDSFYVSTFSRSFSKLLRYQPINEFEFFFESIGIDHEDVPRFLPEKFLFSEDVSVLNVSFALSGFGFPWNTLGRLYKEKVSIFSQDSAQVIARLRGFKEYGFCNLSVVGICLAFPHLLSLEGHSGCDDIDSLFDDLKRVYVELNMGSFVEGNVDGWYEVCCKVKVFYDLGCEKGKVGEWICRKKELFLNCPNDLLLRKVDYFCEFGVRKDYVGWFLLKNPKVLSLDLETPVISVLRLLEHFGLNTKKLQEVSQNYNHVLGRNKMANLPQVMRALDLHEWFFNKIMYTNSRLLVTYSIGFPDQDIDEEFNKALKEIESSRLHAHTASKLDFLKGIGFGENASTIKVLNHSHGTSSELQERFDCLLGAGISYSKLCLMINISPKILSQSPEILEKKVNFLCQEIDSSLEILDSFPRYLNFHLENRIKRRHNFFLWLRENGLCAKNYSISSMVATSERNFIARLSGIHPAAPKQYLECF